Proteins co-encoded in one Rhodopirellula bahusiensis genomic window:
- a CDS encoding class I SAM-dependent methyltransferase — MNDADVRKHNQVSWDRQVAESNRWTVPVDGETIQRARTGDFSIVLTPTKPVPKDWFPPLTGTPTLCLASAGGQQAPILAAAGARVTLLDNSPGQLGQDRLVADREGLEMEFMEGDMADLSIIGDETFDFIFHPCSNVFVPKILPVWRECYRVLRSGGTLLTGFVNPLRFIFEDERKENGNMNVCYKLPYSDLNHLEETHIKKSIEDGFALEFGHTLNDQIGGQLKAGFLLSGFYEDRYHAADEDPLSNFLDTFIATRAIKP, encoded by the coding sequence ATGAATGACGCCGATGTTCGCAAGCACAATCAAGTTTCGTGGGACAGACAAGTTGCAGAAAGCAACCGCTGGACCGTGCCGGTTGACGGGGAAACCATCCAGAGAGCAAGGACCGGTGACTTTTCCATCGTTCTCACACCAACCAAGCCTGTCCCCAAAGACTGGTTCCCGCCACTGACAGGAACACCAACGCTTTGCCTCGCCTCAGCCGGTGGTCAACAAGCTCCTATCCTGGCAGCCGCTGGCGCGAGAGTCACCCTACTCGACAATTCCCCCGGACAGCTGGGGCAGGATCGACTGGTAGCCGACCGAGAAGGGCTCGAGATGGAGTTCATGGAAGGAGACATGGCCGACCTATCGATCATCGGCGACGAAACATTCGATTTCATCTTCCATCCGTGCTCGAATGTTTTCGTTCCCAAAATCCTTCCGGTCTGGCGAGAGTGTTACCGAGTTCTTCGAAGCGGGGGAACGTTGCTGACCGGCTTCGTCAATCCTTTGCGATTCATCTTCGAGGACGAACGCAAAGAGAATGGGAATATGAATGTTTGTTACAAACTGCCGTATTCGGATTTGAATCATCTCGAGGAAACACACATCAAGAAGTCGATCGAAGATGGGTTCGCCCTTGAGTTCGGCCATACTCTCAATGACCAAATCGGCGGCCAGTTGAAAGCCGGGTTCTTACTGTCTGGATTCTACGAAGATCGCTATCACGCAGCCGATGAGGACCCGTTGTCCAACTTCCTGGACACTTTCATCGCCACCCGAGCAATCAAGCCTTGA
- a CDS encoding endonuclease/exonuclease/phosphatase family protein: MKSRFTRTLLSIRQIPIALLLTCVSVLLPIAVCAEEPAESHTQPSSETVNVLSYNIHMWQIEVGDLAAIIRESGADIVGLNEAWNEKHNEAIARELGYNAVYGGRSPAEEHPAKAHTINGFYMPQVLLTKHKVIHSEVFNALAAKEHERFDPELPINRGGTIALLETAKGNRLVVFVLHLHPWGDGDDERMTSMRLKEIEGIQKKLEPYRGLPTLIIGDFNTRSHLDVQGGWKVTKFLESHGYNDLYRTTHPDQTSDPGLTCGDGRIDYVFYNGHCSPVSSQVVNQGVFGSLGYEQSDHLAVSGVLEIESVTGPTE; encoded by the coding sequence ATGAAATCTCGATTCACCCGCACACTACTCTCAATTCGGCAGATACCAATCGCTCTGCTTCTGACGTGCGTCTCGGTCTTGCTGCCTATTGCCGTGTGTGCCGAAGAACCAGCGGAGTCACATACGCAACCCTCAAGCGAAACGGTGAATGTGCTCAGCTACAACATTCACATGTGGCAAATTGAAGTGGGTGACCTGGCCGCAATTATTCGCGAATCCGGGGCTGACATTGTCGGACTGAATGAAGCCTGGAACGAGAAGCACAACGAAGCGATCGCACGAGAACTTGGATACAACGCCGTTTACGGCGGTCGCTCCCCAGCTGAGGAACACCCTGCGAAAGCCCACACCATCAATGGGTTCTACATGCCGCAAGTTTTGCTAACGAAGCACAAAGTCATCCACTCCGAAGTCTTCAATGCCTTGGCCGCGAAGGAACACGAGCGTTTCGACCCTGAGCTTCCAATCAATCGGGGCGGAACCATCGCTTTGCTGGAAACCGCAAAAGGCAACCGTCTGGTGGTTTTCGTCTTGCACTTGCACCCATGGGGCGACGGAGACGACGAAAGAATGACTTCCATGCGTCTCAAAGAAATCGAGGGTATCCAAAAGAAACTTGAACCCTACCGCGGGTTACCAACGCTCATCATCGGCGACTTCAACACAAGATCGCATCTCGATGTTCAGGGAGGTTGGAAGGTAACAAAGTTCCTGGAAAGCCACGGCTACAACGATCTCTACCGCACCACTCATCCCGACCAGACATCCGACCCAGGATTGACTTGCGGCGACGGCCGAATCGACTACGTCTTTTACAACGGACACTGTTCCCCGGTTTCCAGCCAGGTTGTCAATCAAGGCGTTTTCGGTTCCCTGGGCTACGAGCAATCCGATCACCTCGCCGTTTCCGGCGTGCTGGAGATTGAAAGCGTGACGGGCCCAACTGAATGA
- a CDS encoding redoxin family protein — protein sequence MLTRRSIFCLILMLSLVSISATAQAQGRRKAAPGKEPPHPPKVGEVAPDFELMNQDGEAVSLKALTEKSPVVMLVLRGWPGKQCPMCSRQVGEFLSKKSAFDDVQVMMIYPGPAELLAVHAKEFQGNKTFPANYHFVLDPDYKFTNAWGLRWDAPRETAYPSTFVVDQEQKIVFGKTVVSHGDRADVATVLAELP from the coding sequence ATGCTAACTCGACGTTCGATATTCTGTCTTATTCTGATGCTGTCGCTCGTTTCAATATCGGCGACGGCCCAGGCGCAAGGTCGTCGAAAAGCTGCTCCTGGGAAAGAGCCTCCCCATCCGCCCAAGGTTGGCGAAGTCGCTCCGGATTTTGAGTTGATGAATCAGGATGGTGAAGCGGTGTCGCTGAAGGCACTGACGGAAAAATCGCCCGTCGTGATGCTGGTTCTACGTGGGTGGCCAGGAAAACAATGCCCGATGTGCAGCCGACAGGTCGGTGAGTTCTTGAGCAAGAAATCGGCGTTCGATGATGTTCAAGTGATGATGATCTATCCGGGCCCCGCTGAACTGTTGGCTGTTCACGCGAAAGAATTTCAAGGGAACAAAACGTTTCCAGCGAACTATCACTTTGTCCTCGATCCGGACTACAAGTTCACTAATGCATGGGGGCTTCGCTGGGATGCTCCACGCGAAACCGCGTACCCTTCGACGTTTGTCGTGGACCAAGAGCAAAAGATTGTTTTTGGGAAAACGGTTGTTTCGCACGGCGACCGGGCTGACGTCGCCACTGTGCTTGCTGAACTGCCGTAA
- a CDS encoding FAD-dependent oxidoreductase, with the protein MRIAVSGCGIAGTAVGHLLALAGHEVTIFEQAEQCQAIGAGIMLQPSGQIVLDRLGILDSIARQSAKLEGIEAFLLSGRPLVELNYAALGDQHFAYGVHRGLLFTHLMKLCKASDVRIQTSTQICDFCERENEVHVIDQHGTQHGPFDFLVAADGSRSRLRAAAKLSSRTVNYEYAAIWATGPCSLVTNRLHQVIDRTNRLVGLLPIGDGQCSFFWGLRADQYSGLVQRGLPNWKREVIEMCAPAAELLASIDNFQAMTFAGYRHVGMKRWHANKIVFLGDAAHPSSPHLGQGVNLALEDAACFADAINDTDNFDQAAVRYQKIRQRKVRYYQSLTRMLTPFFQSDIPMSATCRNVGLPWFPRVPWVRRRMLQTLSGLQNGWF; encoded by the coding sequence ATGAGAATAGCGGTTTCAGGTTGTGGAATCGCTGGTACGGCGGTCGGCCATCTGCTCGCGTTGGCTGGTCACGAGGTCACAATCTTTGAGCAAGCGGAACAATGCCAAGCGATTGGTGCGGGAATCATGCTGCAACCGAGTGGTCAGATTGTTCTCGACCGTTTGGGGATCCTCGATTCGATCGCCCGTCAGTCGGCAAAGCTGGAGGGCATCGAGGCGTTTCTACTTTCTGGCCGACCATTGGTCGAACTGAACTACGCCGCACTCGGAGACCAACACTTCGCCTACGGCGTCCATCGCGGTCTCCTCTTCACGCACTTGATGAAGCTCTGCAAGGCCTCCGACGTTCGCATCCAAACTTCGACCCAAATTTGCGACTTCTGCGAGCGAGAGAACGAGGTCCATGTGATCGACCAACACGGAACCCAGCATGGACCTTTCGATTTCCTCGTTGCCGCGGATGGCTCTCGGTCTCGATTGAGAGCAGCCGCGAAACTGAGTTCACGAACCGTCAACTATGAGTACGCCGCGATTTGGGCGACAGGTCCTTGCTCGCTAGTTACCAATCGCTTGCATCAAGTCATTGATCGTACGAACAGGTTGGTTGGATTGCTGCCGATTGGCGATGGACAATGCAGCTTCTTCTGGGGACTGCGTGCCGACCAATACAGCGGATTGGTGCAGCGAGGTTTGCCCAATTGGAAACGGGAAGTCATCGAGATGTGTGCCCCCGCAGCCGAACTACTTGCTTCAATCGACAATTTCCAAGCAATGACATTCGCCGGCTATCGGCACGTCGGGATGAAACGTTGGCACGCCAACAAGATTGTCTTCCTCGGCGATGCAGCCCATCCGTCGAGCCCCCACTTGGGCCAGGGAGTCAATCTGGCCTTGGAAGACGCGGCATGCTTCGCTGATGCTATCAACGACACCGATAACTTCGACCAAGCTGCCGTTCGTTATCAAAAAATTCGCCAGCGAAAGGTTCGCTACTACCAATCCCTGACCCGAATGCTGACGCCGTTCTTTCAGTCCGATATCCCGATGTCTGCAACATGCCGCAACGTTGGCCTCCCCTGGTTCCCAAGAGTGCCATGGGTTCGCCGCCGAATGCTGCAAACCCTCAGCGGACTACAAAACGGCTGGTTCTAA
- a CDS encoding cupin domain-containing protein, with amino-acid sequence MRNKPSITLFACVLLLAVGQIAQGQDGQPDSVNASAHTDSASPSHMKMPVVKVLRSDPLSSKVDGASMSTSLIELTFSPGASSPPHHHPGEVVGYVVEGTLEFKIEGRPLKVLHAGDTFFEPTMVLHEVARNPDGKKTCRVLVTMVHPSDAKRLVIPADEVANAKKEAAAKQIKASPETCTISLKDSVTRAAFDKSLPTIGVLLFGNVLMTEVTAPIDVFSKPGEDGKRMFNVVTVASSLQPVPMESGLRVLPDFSFEDCPELNVLVVSSSYDMEKVVASADIVDFVKSKGKGTDFTMSNCAGAHLIGASGLADGRKIVTYIGGGELLQKTYPKLSVQDDGDVSFVKDGKMISSNGNLASYISALELLEEMTDSAHRKFVESHLYLERLQNYER; translated from the coding sequence ATGAGAAACAAACCATCAATCACACTATTTGCTTGTGTGCTCTTGCTAGCCGTTGGACAAATTGCCCAAGGTCAGGACGGCCAGCCTGATTCGGTGAATGCATCGGCTCATACGGACTCGGCGTCTCCTTCGCATATGAAAATGCCGGTCGTCAAGGTGCTTCGCTCCGACCCACTTTCCAGCAAGGTCGACGGAGCGTCCATGTCGACGTCGCTGATCGAGCTGACCTTTTCTCCAGGTGCGTCTTCCCCGCCGCACCACCATCCCGGTGAAGTGGTTGGTTACGTGGTGGAGGGAACATTGGAGTTCAAAATCGAAGGGCGACCGCTCAAGGTGCTGCATGCAGGAGACACATTCTTTGAACCAACAATGGTGCTGCACGAAGTCGCACGGAATCCAGACGGCAAGAAAACCTGTCGCGTCCTTGTGACCATGGTCCACCCCAGCGATGCCAAGCGTCTAGTCATTCCAGCGGACGAGGTTGCGAACGCGAAGAAGGAAGCAGCGGCCAAGCAGATCAAAGCGTCACCGGAGACCTGCACGATCAGCTTGAAGGATAGTGTCACTCGTGCGGCATTTGATAAGTCGTTGCCGACAATTGGCGTGCTGTTGTTTGGCAACGTGTTGATGACTGAAGTCACCGCGCCAATCGACGTCTTTTCCAAACCCGGCGAGGATGGGAAGCGGATGTTCAATGTGGTCACTGTAGCGAGCTCACTTCAGCCGGTTCCAATGGAAAGCGGTCTTCGCGTTCTTCCGGACTTTTCGTTTGAAGACTGCCCCGAGTTGAACGTGCTCGTTGTGTCCAGTTCCTACGATATGGAAAAAGTCGTGGCGTCCGCGGACATTGTGGACTTTGTCAAATCAAAAGGCAAAGGCACTGATTTCACTATGAGCAATTGCGCCGGGGCCCACTTGATTGGCGCCTCCGGTCTTGCCGATGGGCGGAAAATTGTCACCTACATTGGCGGCGGCGAACTTCTCCAAAAGACGTATCCGAAACTGTCCGTCCAGGACGATGGTGATGTGAGTTTTGTCAAAGACGGCAAGATGATCTCGTCCAACGGCAACCTCGCCAGCTATATCTCGGCACTGGAGTTGCTTGAAGAAATGACCGATTCAGCACACCGCAAGTTCGTCGAATCCCATTTGTACCTTGAACGATTGCAAAACTACGAACGTTGA
- the pdxR gene encoding MocR-like pyridoxine biosynthesis transcription factor PdxR, with protein MPRHREQFEFESIQLSNSDSRPVYQQLEDHLRHAIADRTLQPEDRVPSSRNLATAIGVSRNTVLAAYEQLISEGYLESVRGSGTRVAKMPPQAFEFAAATNATKPQLDSTGCLSALGQQLSEEAAWVPPVATKPKAFTPHLPAIEEFPLDVWNRFCNEQARWSTKHLMLGDPQGYLPLRESIAQYMAVSRGLSCTPEQVVITSGSQQAFTMVAQLLLNPGDAVWVEEPGNAPANRLLDIAGAQLVPVPLDSEGIDLSRVPKKTPKPKLICVTPGGQWPMGMTMSLNRRLELIATAQRHKSWIIEDDYNGEFRYTGRPHASLSSLDSSGRTIYMGTFSKMLFPAIRLGFLIVPADLAKVFSYSRFLQDRSSPQLVQMTLHRFIESGNFVKHIRRMRSLYAERQTTLFESLEKHLGEFIDVHQPESGMHLTVRGITKTAEKRLVAAAGRAGVEFHPVSIYSQSGDAQGMILGFAAFDKNTIQRTVRRWAQELHQ; from the coding sequence ATGCCGCGACATAGAGAACAATTTGAATTTGAGTCGATTCAGTTGAGCAACAGCGACTCGAGACCGGTTTATCAGCAACTGGAGGACCACCTGCGTCATGCCATTGCCGATCGAACCTTGCAGCCGGAAGACCGAGTGCCGTCGAGCCGCAACCTCGCTACAGCGATAGGCGTGTCACGAAATACAGTTTTGGCCGCCTACGAGCAATTGATCTCGGAAGGGTATTTGGAGTCCGTTCGAGGAAGCGGAACTCGTGTCGCCAAAATGCCTCCGCAAGCTTTTGAGTTCGCTGCGGCTACCAATGCTACGAAACCGCAACTAGATTCGACTGGCTGTCTTTCGGCATTGGGGCAGCAACTTTCCGAAGAAGCCGCTTGGGTGCCGCCCGTAGCGACGAAGCCCAAAGCGTTCACGCCGCACTTGCCGGCGATTGAAGAATTCCCTCTGGACGTTTGGAATCGCTTTTGCAACGAGCAGGCTCGCTGGTCTACCAAGCATCTGATGTTAGGCGATCCACAAGGTTATCTTCCACTGCGAGAATCCATCGCCCAGTACATGGCGGTTTCACGAGGGCTGTCGTGTACTCCCGAACAAGTTGTGATCACATCGGGTTCTCAGCAAGCCTTCACCATGGTTGCTCAGTTGTTGTTGAATCCGGGCGACGCGGTGTGGGTAGAAGAACCAGGCAACGCTCCGGCAAATCGATTGCTCGACATCGCCGGAGCACAACTGGTTCCCGTGCCGCTGGACTCCGAAGGAATCGACCTGTCACGAGTCCCGAAAAAGACCCCCAAGCCAAAACTCATCTGCGTGACGCCGGGCGGGCAATGGCCAATGGGAATGACCATGAGCCTGAACCGGAGGCTGGAACTGATCGCCACGGCACAGCGGCACAAAAGCTGGATCATTGAGGATGATTACAACGGCGAGTTTCGCTACACAGGACGCCCGCATGCTTCGCTCAGCAGTCTCGATTCATCGGGGCGCACAATCTACATGGGAACCTTCAGCAAAATGCTGTTTCCAGCCATCCGACTGGGCTTTTTGATTGTTCCAGCGGATCTGGCCAAGGTATTTTCCTACTCCCGCTTTCTGCAAGATCGCTCATCGCCGCAGCTTGTTCAAATGACGCTCCACCGTTTCATCGAGTCTGGGAATTTTGTCAAACACATTCGCCGCATGCGTTCACTTTACGCTGAACGCCAAACAACCCTCTTTGAATCTTTGGAAAAGCACTTGGGCGAATTCATTGACGTCCACCAACCCGAATCTGGCATGCACCTCACAGTGCGCGGCATCACCAAGACTGCAGAAAAAAGACTCGTCGCCGCCGCTGGTCGAGCCGGTGTGGAGTTTCATCCCGTCAGCATCTATTCACAGTCCGGCGACGCACAGGGCATGATTCTGGGTTTCGCCGCGTTCGACAAAAACACGATCCAGAGAACGGTCCGTCGTTGGGCACAGGAATTACATCAGTGA
- a CDS encoding aryl-sulfate sulfotransferase: MTSNRYQPKLICSLAVVSLLLGSNLRAQPPQPERITTIASVGDVVTTKVDLALPDELYQGYLFWHQADELATDVVNYAMLLDAEGSVAHRWDTDLNGGGHTSYLLKSGGLLRTGIRDRSFTSGQPVAATDTLQITDTTGKAIWELSASDIDFNGNNITFHHDMLPMPNGNILVLIYEEISPKDAAAAGWSAGRGKTVWSDGVLEIKPNLEQKSFNDKPEDDGASNSHEVVWYWRFIDHMIQDQNTKAANYGVIADHPEKIDGHFPKRYAPMNAVRQHLNAIDYHAGKDQVLVSSFIYNEIWVIDHSTTIEQAAGSTGGQSGKGGDLLFRYGNPAAYARGTENDRLFQNQHDANWVDEGLPGAGNILVFNNNTDTSSIARVGAGGASAAAAQEALKGTSNVHEIGPTVDNGRYATGKAGTFEAKQIWFWEHADFFAPFQGGARRLPNGNTLLTDTVGKRVWEVASDGDVVVRYNGSAPAFKTFKYSAEQVSDLVSGELKE, translated from the coding sequence ATGACATCCAATCGGTATCAACCCAAACTGATTTGCTCACTCGCAGTTGTTTCATTGCTGCTGGGGAGTAACTTACGAGCGCAACCGCCACAGCCGGAAAGAATTACAACCATCGCATCGGTCGGTGATGTGGTGACGACAAAGGTCGATTTGGCTTTGCCTGACGAGCTGTATCAAGGCTACCTGTTTTGGCACCAAGCGGATGAACTCGCCACCGATGTCGTTAATTACGCAATGCTTCTCGATGCTGAAGGAAGTGTGGCTCATCGCTGGGATACCGATTTAAACGGCGGCGGACATACTTCGTACCTGCTGAAATCGGGCGGCCTGCTGCGAACTGGAATCAGGGACAGAAGTTTTACTTCTGGGCAACCAGTCGCCGCCACCGACACGCTTCAGATTACCGACACCACTGGAAAAGCGATCTGGGAGTTGAGTGCCAGCGATATTGACTTCAACGGGAACAATATCACGTTCCACCACGACATGTTGCCCATGCCCAACGGCAACATTCTGGTTTTGATCTACGAAGAAATCAGCCCAAAAGACGCAGCGGCTGCCGGTTGGTCGGCCGGCAGAGGAAAAACGGTCTGGTCGGATGGAGTGTTGGAGATCAAGCCCAACCTTGAACAAAAATCGTTTAACGACAAGCCGGAGGACGACGGCGCTTCAAATTCCCATGAAGTCGTCTGGTATTGGCGTTTTATTGACCACATGATTCAGGACCAAAACACCAAAGCGGCCAACTACGGAGTCATCGCCGATCATCCCGAAAAGATCGACGGCCACTTCCCTAAAAGATATGCGCCAATGAATGCGGTGCGGCAGCATTTGAATGCGATCGACTATCACGCGGGGAAGGATCAGGTTCTTGTTAGCTCGTTCATCTACAACGAAATCTGGGTGATCGACCACAGTACGACCATCGAACAAGCCGCAGGTTCGACAGGTGGTCAAAGCGGCAAAGGGGGCGATCTACTGTTTCGATACGGCAATCCAGCTGCCTACGCGAGGGGCACGGAGAATGACCGACTATTCCAAAATCAACACGACGCCAACTGGGTTGACGAAGGACTTCCCGGAGCCGGCAACATCCTGGTGTTCAACAACAATACAGACACAAGCAGCATCGCCAGAGTCGGCGCTGGTGGAGCGTCAGCCGCTGCTGCTCAGGAAGCGTTAAAGGGAACCAGCAACGTCCATGAAATTGGCCCTACGGTCGACAATGGACGTTACGCCACAGGGAAAGCTGGAACGTTTGAAGCGAAGCAAATCTGGTTCTGGGAACACGCCGACTTTTTTGCTCCCTTTCAAGGCGGAGCACGCCGCTTGCCTAACGGGAACACACTTCTCACCGATACTGTCGGAAAAAGAGTCTGGGAAGTTGCGTCTGATGGAGATGTCGTCGTTCGCTACAATGGCTCTGCCCCTGCTTTCAAAACCTTCAAGTATTCGGCCGAGCAAGTCTCAGATTTGGTCTCAGGTGAGTTGAAGGAGTAG
- a CDS encoding CatB-related O-acetyltransferase: MSSHRATLAAILMERDGGVHLLDSTKKYPMVMPDGTEIKTVVLLNQVIDHPKIEIGDFTYFGHLEVLGDYASYLAPFLFPLSPERLVIGKFGQIAHGVRFITSSANHNMSGFSTYPFNNFSMHEKTTAEDIQVMFDIPGRKGDTVIGNDVWIGMEAIIMPGVTIGDGAIIGARSVVAKDVAAYTVVAGNPAQPVKRRFDEDTINSLLEISWWDWPVEKIEANIDAIVGGEIEILKRANEGNPR; encoded by the coding sequence ATGAGTTCTCATCGTGCGACACTGGCTGCCATTTTGATGGAACGAGACGGAGGAGTTCACTTGCTTGACTCGACGAAGAAATACCCGATGGTGATGCCGGATGGGACAGAAATCAAAACCGTTGTTTTGCTGAATCAAGTCATCGACCATCCCAAAATTGAGATTGGTGACTTCACCTACTTCGGTCATCTGGAGGTCCTGGGTGATTACGCCAGCTACCTTGCGCCGTTTCTGTTTCCGCTCAGTCCGGAACGTTTGGTGATCGGCAAGTTTGGGCAAATCGCCCATGGCGTGCGATTCATCACCAGCTCGGCCAACCATAACATGAGCGGCTTTTCGACCTACCCGTTCAACAACTTCTCGATGCATGAGAAGACGACGGCGGAGGACATACAGGTGATGTTTGATATTCCGGGCCGCAAGGGAGATACCGTCATCGGCAATGATGTTTGGATTGGGATGGAGGCCATCATCATGCCGGGAGTCACAATCGGAGACGGTGCGATCATTGGGGCTCGTTCGGTGGTTGCCAAAGACGTTGCCGCCTACACCGTTGTCGCGGGCAACCCCGCGCAGCCCGTCAAGCGACGCTTTGATGAAGACACCATCAATTCATTGCTTGAGATCAGCTGGTGGGATTGGCCGGTCGAGAAGATCGAAGCCAACATCGACGCGATTGTGGGTGGTGAAATCGAAATTCTGAAACGTGCCAACGAGGGCAACCCGCGCTAA